A stretch of Macadamia integrifolia cultivar HAES 741 chromosome 7, SCU_Mint_v3, whole genome shotgun sequence DNA encodes these proteins:
- the LOC122083420 gene encoding probable galacturonosyltransferase-like 1, with protein MPKPTLNRYHTLCLVNLLLTLLSFTISATSTPHFREAPEFYNSPECPSISDTDTIDEDDDGEGSNVCSDLTIHVAMTLDAAYLRGSMAAILSVLQHSSCPQNVAFHFVASTSADADHLHSTIAKSFPYLRFQVYGFDDSAVAGLISTSIRAALDCPLNYARNYLANLLPLCVHRVVYLDSDLLLVDDIADLAATPLGDHSVLAAPEYCNANFTSYFTTTFWSNPALSLTFAGRKACYFNTGVMVIDLERWRAGDYTTKIEEWMELQKRMRIYELGSLPPFLLVFAGNIAPVDHRWNQHGLGGDNFRGLCRNLHPGPVSLLHWSGKGKPWARLDANRPCPLDALWAPYDLLQTPFSLDS; from the coding sequence ATGCCCAAACCAACACTAAATAGGTATCACACCCTGTGTCTTGTGAATCTGTTGCTGACCCTACTCTCATTCACCATCTCTGCAACCTCTACTCCCCACTTCAGAGAAGCTCCCGAGTTCTACAATTCCCCAGAATGCCCCTCGATCTCAGATACTGACACTATCGACGAAGACGACGATGGGGAAGGATCCAATGTCTGCTCGGATCTAACCATCCACGTAGCAATGACGTTGGACGCAGCCTACCTAAGGGGATCCATGGCAGCCATCCTTTCCGTACTCCAACACTCTTCTTGCCCTCAGAACGTTGCCTTCCATTTCGTCGCCTCCACTTCCGCCGACGCAGATCACCTCCACAGCACCATCGCTAAATCCTTCCCGTACCTGAGATTCCAAGTGTACGGTTTCGATGACTCCGCCGTGGCCGGTCTCATCTCCACCTCCATTCGTGCCGCACTGGATTGCCCACTTAACTACGCCCGTAACTACCTTGCCAATCTTCTCCCTCTCTGCGTCCACCGCGTTGTGTACCTTGACTCCGATCTCCTCCTCGTCGACGACATCGCTGACCTCGCTGCCACTCCCCTGGGAGACCATTCCGTCCTCGCTGCCCCTGAGTACTGTAATGCTAACTTCACCTCCTACTTCACCACAACCTTCTGGTCCAACCCTGCTCTATCCTTAACCTTTGCCGGTCGTAAGGCTTGCTACTTCAACACCGGGGTCATGGTTATCGATCTCGAGCGATGGCGCGCTGGGGATTATACTACTAAGATTGAGGAATGGATGGAACTCCAGAAGCGAATGAGGATTTACGAATTGGGTTCTTTGCCTCCCTTTCTGCTTGTCTTTGCCGGGAATATTGCTCCGGTGGATCACCGATGGAACCAACACGGCCTCGGTGGCGACAATTTCCGGGGACTTTGTAGAAATCTGCATCCGGGCCCGGTGAGTCTCTTGCATTGGAGCGGAAAGGGTAAGCCATGGGCGAGACTCGACGCTAACAGGCCTTGTCCATTAGATGCCTTGTGGGCTCCTTACGATCTCTTGCaaactcctttctctcttgATTCCTGA